One genomic window of Chelonoidis abingdonii isolate Lonesome George chromosome 5, CheloAbing_2.0, whole genome shotgun sequence includes the following:
- the MED28 gene encoding mediator of RNA polymerase II transcription subunit 28 — protein MAAALSGMFTNQPPGAPPPPLPPGGPGQAGLLPPAAGPRKPNSTLVDELEASFEVGGGVDQCIQKFLDVARQTECFFLQKRLHLSVQKPELVIKEDVSELKNELQRKEALIQKHLGKLRHWQQVLEDMNVQQKKPAEMPQGPLAYLEQASANIPAPMKQT, from the exons ATGGCGGCGGCTCTGAGCGGGATGTTTACAAACCAGCCCCCGGGAGCGCCTCCTCCTCCGCTCCCTCCTGGGGGCCCCGGCCAGGCCGGCCTCCTCCCGCCCGCCGCGGGACCGCGCAAACCCAACAGCACGCTGGTGGACGAGCTAGAAGCGTCCTTTGAGGTGGGGGGAG gTGTTGATCAATGTATCCAGAAATTTCTGGATGTTGCGAGACAAACTGAATGTTTTTTCCTACAAAAAAGATTACATCTGTCTGTCCAGAAACCAGAGTTAGTTATTAAAGAG GATGTTTCAGAATTGAAAAATGAATTGCAGAGGAAAGAAGCACTAATTCAGAAGCATTTGGGTAAACTGCGTCACTGGCAGCAGGTTCTAGAAGACATGAATGTACAACAGAAAAAACCTGCAGAAATGCCTCAAGGACCATTAGCTTATCTAGAACAGGCTTCTGCAAATATTCCTGCACCCATGAAGCAAACATGA